From one Mytilus edulis chromosome 1, xbMytEdul2.2, whole genome shotgun sequence genomic stretch:
- the LOC139499635 gene encoding elongin-C: MTDKDEKGDEEKMYGGCEGPDAMYVKLVSSDGHEFYVKRDHALTSGTIKAMLSGPGQFAENETNEINFREIPSHVLQKVCMYFTYKVRYTNSSTEIPEFPIAPEIALELLMAANFLDC, encoded by the exons ATGACAGACAAGGATGAAAAGGGAGATGAGGAGAAGATGTACGGGGGTTGTGAAGGACCTGATGCAATGTATGTCAAACTGGTGTCATCTGATGGTCATGAGTTCTATGTCAAAAGAGATCATGCACTGACATCTGGAACAATCAAAGCCATGTTAAGTGGGCcag gaCAGTTTGCcgaaaatgaaacaaatgaaattaaCTTTAGAGAAATACC GTCACATGTTTTGCAAAAGGTGTGCATGTATTTTACATATAAAGTGAGGTATACCAACAGTTCAACAGAGATTCCAGAGTTTCCTATTGCTCCGGAAATAGCACTGGAACTTTTAATGGCTGCTAATTTTCTTGATTGTTGA